The Gadus macrocephalus chromosome 1, ASM3116895v1 DNA window GGATATACACTTCCTTTGGAAAACAACTGTACAAGCTAAACCTTTATTTGATCAAGTCATGGATTTAATTGACGCGTGTGTATTGACACAAAGTGTTACACAAAATAATTAATACTTTCTCCtttactccctccctctcaaactctctccccctttcaaactcccccccccccccctcacactttctctccttcaggattttttttttgtatcgtttattttttcaattgttTTGCTTTTCCATAGAGTGTGATCGAGAGGAGTGTACATAGAGGGGGGGGACATGCAGCCAATGACGGGCAGGATTCAAACCCGGGTCGCGGCGTTCAGGCCTGAGCCCATATGGTACGCGCCCTACCAGGTGAGCCCCCGGGGGcgccccctctcactccctctatccctctctcccgctcagccacccccccacccacccacccactcactcaccgtCTCCTCTCGGCGTCCTGGGGGTCCGTGCCCGGCAGGctgatggtgatggaggagggcgCGCCCACATCGTAGCGCTTCACCATCTTGCGGCACACCCGGGCCTTGACCAGCATGGCGTGCACCAGGCCGGCCAGCAGCCCCACCGCCGGCTGCAGCACCTCGGGGAAGAAGCTGGCGAAGGCAAAGTGGTCCGACATGTCCCCCCGGCCGCGGCTGTGGCGCTGGTAGAAGCGCAGGTAGACCCAGCCCGACAGGGCGCCGTAGCCGTAGGCAGCCAGCGGCGCGGCGTCCTCCAGCAGCCCCGAGAGACGCAGCATGGccagcaggaggagggccagggccGGGGCCGCCTTCAGcctcacctggaggggggggggggggatatgaaataatgaataaaaagaattaaaaaaaataataataaaaaaataaaacattcatgATCCATTTttgccgccatcttggttttcaAGAGGTGACATgatgttataccaccaggtgtgacacAAGCAAGGTGGAGGGAACTGAagtcccaaccccccccccccccccccctcccaatagCAAAGCTATTGTTTAGAACCCAGATGGACCCAAGATGGCCCCTCGGTGAACATCAGAAAGATATACAGCAACACAAGAGCAGTGTTTAACCTTTAACAGGGTCTTTTCTGTTAAAGGTTAAACACTTTTCCTCGCTCACCTCTTTACATTTTGACCTCGATAACAGATTTACAATGTCGTCAAATGACATTCCAGCATTGataagaaggggggagggatggtggAGAGACATTAGAATAGCTTTACAATGTCGTCAAATGACATTCCAGCATTGataagaaggggggagggatggtggAGAGACATTAGAATAGCTCGGATTACTTCATAATAAGTCTTCCAACCGCTTTTCGTGAGGCTTTTACTCTGTGGAATGTGCTCCGCAAAACAATGTAGTGTGCTCTGAAAGAAGCCATAGAGTTCAGCTTTTTATTTGTAGCACTGCATGTGATAACTTGAGCTTGACTTACAAGATCATGTCTGCGCAATAGCCTGACAGAGCCCTTAGCTTTTATTTGGATTGGTTAATCAAGTGATTTATTTGCATTTTCACTAGACACGTGACGACACGCAATTTGTGGTCTGGTCCACACAGACGTTACTTCCCCACAAGGCTTGTGTGAAACTGGAAGGCCTGTTCAAAACACAGCGGGGACAACTAGGTATGTTAGGAAATCATATGAGAGTTTGTTCATCCGGTTTGTGAAACCAGTGTTGAGGTTTTTCCACACAGTGCTCCATTGTTGATGGTGAAAAATGTAGTCTCGAATGTACTTGGACGCAACTGAATGGATGATTGACCTAACAACCTACTAAGCTACCAGTTGGACTGTGCCAAGTGGTAAGCTGACCTTCCGAATACACCTGAGtggacactgagagagagagtgaccatTAGCCAGTCTAACTATTAAAGGAAGGTTTCACCTCCCTTTTGACCCACGGTCAGTCTCTGGAGCTTGGCCACAATCGCCTGTTCAGGACGTTGGTAGTACAAACACACTACCAACTGCACTATCTTGTAATAACAGCAACAATGTAAATAGTGTTAACAAAGGCCCGACCAGACAGATAAGTCAGAAGGAAAAACCATCTCGCTCTATTGGGCTCCATCCTCACGGTTGCCACGGCGACTCACCTGTGGCACCCGGAGAACGGTGGTGTCGCCCATCGTCTGCTTCAGTGCCACCAGCACCCCTCCCAGGAAGGCCGCTGCCCCGTGGACGCGCACCGCAAACAGGAAGCCCAGGTCAAAGGTCGCCACGTAGGTGAGGAGGTACGAGAGTCCGGCCAGCACGCCGGCCGAGACGTTGACCACGGCGAAGAAGATCAGGAGCTCCAGCGCGCCCCACAGTGGCTCCAGCAGGCGCCCGCAGGCCATGACGGTGCCTATGCTGGCCGCCACGCCCCATATGTGCACCTCCACAACCCCGTGGGTCGCAAGGGTCCAGACCCAGAAGTTAGGAGGGAAGAGGTATCCCGGGGTCACGCCAAGGGCGTACGGGGTGTCCACAGCCCATGACAGCAGGTAGAGGAGGAGCACCACCGCACTGATGGATTTCACCACCACGCTGGTGCTGGCCAAGGCGCCCAGGAAGTGTTGTCGCGCTACGGGCAGGTAGcgattcattgtgtgtgtgtgttgggttgatCGGAGCTTGTTTCAGAAAAAGCAGAGGAGTAGTCTTTCGTATGTCAGAGGTGAAACACTATGACGTGGTGCTAATGACGGCATCAAAGTAAAATTTCCCCTTTTGGACTTCATTAGCCTCACGGTCTTGTAGATGATCTTACTTTATCTCTCTCCAGTTTAGCCAGGGTTTGGCATTCTAAAGAGGTGAGCTATTGAGCATAACTCAACGCTAAGATGACAGCTGTGTGGTGCTACTAGCTACAAGTTCACTAAAGTGAGAATTAATCACAGGTCTAGACTTAAAAGGCAAACCCGGACATTCAAAGCTAAACAAATCCAACAACTCCCTGTGGACAGTGTCTGGCTAGCGCTGacagctagttagctagcttcTGGTAGCTGTCAACACAGGAGCCCGCTGACATGCAGTGGTAAAATGGGTTCAGTGTTGCTTTGGCTTTTTAGTTTATAA harbors:
- the tmem115 gene encoding LOW QUALITY PROTEIN: transmembrane protein 115 (The sequence of the model RefSeq protein was modified relative to this genomic sequence to represent the inferred CDS: substituted 1 base at 1 genomic stop codon); this encodes MNRYLPVARQHFLGALASTSVVVKSISAVVLLLYLLSWAVDTPYALGVTPGYLFPPNFWVWTLATHGVVEVHIWGVAASIGTVMACGRLLEPLWGALELLIFFAVVNVSAGVLAGLSYLLTYVATFDLGFLFAVRVHGAAAFLGGVLVALKQTMGDTTVLRVPQVRLKAAPALALLLLAMLRLSGLLEDAAPLAAYGYGALSGWVYLRFYQRHSRGRGDMSDHFAFASFFPEVLQPAVGLLAGLVHAMLVKARVCRKMVKRYDVGAPSSITISLPGTDPQDAERRRXVSGWALNERLKRVEDQSAWPSMDDEEDEEDDEVRTDTQPLLGGGGREPSSAATKPGLGGGGGAGGSLSSSSTSLAGAASQAGVQHPESSIISFEDAHSRS